Proteins encoded in a region of the Pseudomonas putida genome:
- a CDS encoding carbohydrate ABC transporter permease, protein MNKVPNNKAWWLVLPVFLLVAFSAVVPMMTVVNYSVQDIFDQSNRYFVGADWYRQVLRDPALHDALLRQFIYSACVLLIEIPLGIGIALTMPTKGRMASVCLIIMAIPLLIPWNVVGTIWQIFGRADIGLLGATLAKLGVSYNYAGDPFDAWLTVLVMDVWHWTSLVALLCYSGPRAIPDVYYQAARIDRASGWAVFRHIQLPKLKNVLLIAVMLRFMDSFMIYTEPFVLTGGGPGNATTFLSQTLTRMAVGQFDLGPAAAFSLVYFLIILLVSWLFYTAMTHADKD, encoded by the coding sequence ATCAACAAGGTGCCGAACAACAAGGCGTGGTGGCTGGTGCTGCCGGTGTTTCTGCTGGTGGCATTCAGTGCGGTGGTGCCGATGATGACGGTGGTCAACTATTCGGTGCAGGACATCTTCGACCAGTCCAACCGCTACTTCGTCGGCGCCGACTGGTACCGCCAGGTGCTGCGCGACCCGGCGCTGCACGATGCATTGCTGCGCCAGTTCATCTACTCCGCCTGCGTGCTGCTGATCGAGATCCCGCTGGGTATCGGCATTGCCCTGACCATGCCAACCAAAGGCCGTATGGCCTCGGTGTGCCTGATCATCATGGCTATTCCGTTGCTGATCCCGTGGAACGTGGTTGGCACTATCTGGCAGATTTTCGGCCGTGCCGACATCGGCCTGCTCGGCGCCACCCTGGCCAAGCTTGGGGTCAGCTACAACTACGCCGGCGACCCGTTCGACGCCTGGCTCACCGTGCTGGTGATGGATGTGTGGCACTGGACCTCGTTGGTGGCGTTGCTGTGCTATTCGGGGCCGCGTGCCATCCCCGACGTGTACTACCAGGCCGCGCGCATCGACCGTGCCTCGGGCTGGGCCGTGTTCCGCCATATCCAACTGCCCAAGCTGAAGAACGTGCTGCTGATCGCGGTGATGCTGCGCTTCATGGACAGCTTCATGATCTACACCGAGCCATTCGTGCTGACCGGTGGTGGGCCTGGCAACGCGACCACGTTCCTCAGCCAGACCCTCACACGCATGGCCGTGGGGCAGTTCGACCTGGGCCCGGCAGCGGCGTTCTCGCTGGTGTACTTCCTGATCATCCTGCTGGTG